In Comamonas koreensis, the genomic stretch CTCGCAAGATATGCAGATGGCCAATCTGTTGGGCATTGACACCAACAAGGTGGTGTCGTTCACCTTCATTCTGGGCGCGGTGCTGGCTGCGGTGGGCGGCGTGCTGATTGCGCTGGCGATCGGCAAGCTCAACCCGTATATCGGTTTTGTTGCGGGCATCAAGGCCTTCACAGCGGCGGTGCTGGGCGGCATCGGCAGCATTCCGGGTGCGATGCTGGGCGGCGTGCTGCTGGGCGTGGCCGAGACCATGGCTGCCGCCTATATCTCGTCCGAGTACAAGGACATCGTCGCCTTCGGTCTGCTGGTGCTGATCCTGCTCTTCCGCCCCACGGGCCTGTTGGGCAAGCCTGAAGTGGAGAAAGTCTGATGGTGAAAGCGAACATCAAGAACGCCATCATCTCGGCCGTGCTGGCCGCTTTGGTGGTGGTCCCCATCTTTGGCCTGCACCTGGAGCGCAAGGGCGGCCAGAACTACATTGAGCCGCACTGGAACCTGGTGATCTGGGGCTTTGTCATCGTGCTGGTGCTGCAGCTGGTCAAGCCGATGCTGGGCAAGCATATGGCACGGGTGCAGGCGCCGCGACTGCCCGAGGTCAGCGCCCGCATGCGCATGACGCTCATGTGGCTGGTGATTGTGGCGGCCATTGCCTGGCCGTTTTTCAGCGGCCGCAACGCGGTCGATATTGCCACCTTGGCCTTGATCTATGTGATGCTGGGCCTGGGCCTGAACATCGTCGTGGGCTTTGCCGGTCTGCTCGATCTGGGCTTTGTCGGCTTTTATGCGGTGGGCGCCTATACCTATGCCTTGCTGTTCCACTGGGCCGGCTGGTCGTTCTGGGAAGCGCTGCCGCTGTCCGGCGCAGCCGCTGCCCTGTTCGGCTTCTTGCTGGGATTTCCGGTGCTGCGCCTGCGCGGCGATTACCTGGCGATCGTGACCCTGGGCTTTGGCGAAATCATCCGCCTGCTGCTGGTCAACCTGGTGGACTTCACCGGCGGGCCGGACGGCATCTCGAGCATTCCCAAGCCCACCTTCCTGGGCTTTGAGCTGACCCGTTCGGCCTCGCAAGAGGGTGCGCAGACCCTGCAGCAGTTCCTGGGCATCGAGTTCAACACCATGCACATGGTGGTGTTCCTCTACCTGTTGGCGCTGGGCCTGGCCTTGGTCACCTTGTGGATCAGCAACCGTTTGATCCGCATGCCCATTGGCCGTGCCTGGGAAGCGCTGCGTGAAGACGAAGTCGCCTGCCGCTCACTGGGCATGAACCCCACGAAGATCAAGCTCTCGGCCTTCACCTTGGGCGCCATGTTTGCCGGTTTTGGCGGCGCATTCTTTGCCGCGCGCCAGGGCATTGTCAGCCCCGAGTCGTTCAGCTTTATCGAGTCGGCCCTGATCCTGGCCATCGTGGTGCTGGGCGGCATGGGCTCGCAAATCGGCGTTGTCGTGGCCGCGATCCTGATCACGGTGCTGCCTGAGCTGGCACGCGAGTTCTCGGAATACCGCATGCTGATTTTCGGCCTGGTGATGATCTTGATGATGGTCTGGCGTCCGCAGGGCTTGTTCCCGATGAAGCGCCACCATGAAGAGTTGAAGCAATGACCGTAAACACGGAAAACGCATACAGGGAGAAGTGTTTATGAGTCAAAGCATACTGAAGGTCGACGGCCTGTGCATGCGCTTTGGCGGCTTGCTCGCGGTCGACCAGGTCGCGCTCGATGTCAAGCCGCAGGAGGTGTTCGCCATCATTGGCCCCAATGGTGCGGGCAAGACCACCGTGTTCAACTGCATCAGCGGTTTCTACAAGCCCACGGCCGGTACCGTGTCGCTGGGCGGGCAGTCGATTGCCGGCCTTGCCAGCCATGAGGTGGCCAACCACGGCGTGGTGCGTACCTTCCAGAACGTGCGCCTGTTCAAGGGCATGACCGTGCTGGAGAACCTGCTGGTGGCCCAGCATCAGCAGATCAAGCGCCACCTGCTCTCGGGCCTGTTCAAGACTAAGGCCTACCGCGCGGCCGAAGAGCACGCCAAGGAGCAAGCGGCCCACTGGCTGGATGTGATGGGCCTGCGCGCCTTCACCAACCGCGAGGCGGGCAACCTGGCCTATGGCCACCAGCGCCGGCTGGAGATTGCGCGCTGCATGATCACCAAGCCCAAGCTGCTGATGCTCGACGAGCCTGCAGCGGGCCTGAACCCGCAAGAGAAGGTGGAGCTGCAGCACCTCATCGACCGCTTGCGCCGCGAGTACGGCGTGACGGTGCTGCTGATCGAGCATGACATGAGCCTGGTGATGGGGGTGTCCGAGCGCATCCTGGTGATGGAGTATGGCAAGCCGATTGCATTGGGTGTGCCGGAGGTCATTCGCAATGACGAACGCGTGATCAAGGCATACCTGGGAGAGTCCTGATGCAGCCGATGTTGGAAATCAAGAATATCAGCACGCATTACGGTGCGATTTGTGCAGTCAACGATGTGAGCCTGCATGTCAATGAGGGGGAGATCGTCTCGCTGATCGGCAGCAATGGCGCTGGCAAGACCACGTTGCTGATGAGCGTCTGCGGCAATCCCTGCGCCACCACGGGCTCGATCAAGTTCGAGGGTGAAGAGCTGGTGGGGCAGTCCTCGCACCTGATCATGCGCAAGGGCATTGCGATCTCGCCCGAAGGCCGGCGCGTCTTCAAGGACCTCACGGTCATGGAGAACCTGCAGATGGGCGCGTTCTTCTTGAACAAGCAGGAGATTGCGCACGGCATTGACTATGTCTACGGGCTCTTTCCCCGCCTCAAGGAGCGTGCCGAGCAGCGCGCCGGCACCATGTCGGGCGGCGAGCAGCAGATGCTGGCCATTGGACGGGCGCTGATGAGCAAGCCGCGCCTGCTGCTGCTCGATGAACCCACCTTGGGCCTGGCGCCGCTGATCATTGCGCAGATCTTCGAGATCATCAAGGCCGTGCGTGAGCAGGGCGTGACCGTGTTCCTGGTCGAGCAAAACGCCAACCAGGCGCTGCAGATCGCCGACCGGGGCTATGTGCTGGAGACCGGCAAGGTCACGCTGGAAGACAGCGGGGTCAACCTGCTGCGCAACCAGGACATCCGCAAGGCCTACCTGGGCGGCTGATCGGCGCAGCGGCAGACGCTGCCACTACCCAAAGCAAAACCGCTCCTGGCTGCATGGTCAGGAGCGGTTTTTTAATGCCTGGGCGCTGCGTTAGCGCTGGTAGTAGGCCTGGATGATGCGGCAGGCCTCATGCACATCGTCGGTGATGTGGAAGAGCTTGACGTTCTCGGGCGAGATGGTTCCGTACTCGATCATCACATCGAAGTTCAGCATGCGCGACCAGTAGTCCACGCCAAACAGCACAATGGGCACACCCTTGGCCTTGTGGGTCTGCACCAGGGTGAGCACTTCGAACAGCTCATCCATCGTGCCAAAGCCGCCGGGAAACACCACCAGGGCCCGCGCGCGCATCATCAGGTGCATCTTGCGCAGCGCAAAGTAGTGGAACTTGAAGCACAGCGCCGGCGTGATGTAGCGGTTGCCCGACTGCTCATGGGGCAAGGTGATGTTCATGCCGACATTGGGTGCGTGCTCCTCGGAGGCGCCCCGGTTGGCCGCTTCCATGATGCCGGGGCCGCCGCCAGTGCAGATGTAGAGGCGGTCTTCGAGCTTCTGGGTTTCGCTGAACTTGGCCACCAGGCGTGCAAAGCGGCGTGCGGCGTCGTAGTAGCGGCTGGTGGCCATGGCGCGCTGCGCCACGGCAATCGCTTGCGCATCGCCCTGGGCCTGGGCGGCCGCCAGCAGCAGCTCAGCCTCTTCAGGCGCCACAAAGCGCGCGCTGCCAAACACCACGACGGTGTTGTTGATGCCTTGGGCGGTCAGCTCCAGGTCGGGCTTGAGCATCTCGAGTTGAAAGCGGATCGAGCGGGTCTCGCGGCGGCTCAGAAACTCGGGGTCTGCAAAAGCCAGGCGGTAAGAGTCGCGCTTGGCCGCCTGCTCTGCAGGTATGTCGGCACCGAACAGGTTCCAGTCATGCGCCATGACTTGTTCGTCGAGTTGGGTGTTGGCGTCCATGGTCTTCTCCAGCTTTCACAATGCCAGTGCCCGGCAGGCACCAGCGTTCACAAAAAACACAAACAGCGCAAGCGGGGCCTGCGCTGCTACTGAATATAGAGCGATTTGGGCATGCACTCGCGGCAATGCCTTAAAAAATACGCCTTAAGGATTCTTAGCGCCCACCCCACAGCGCCTGGCCGGTCGCCAGGCCCAGGGCCGTCAACGCCAGCGAGCCCAGCAGGTGCAGGCTGCATTGCAACAGCGCCAGGCCGTAGCGCTGGGCCTGCAGCATCGATACCGTCTCGGCAGAGAAGCTGGAAAAGGTGGTGAGGGCGCCCAGAAAACCGGTGATCAGCACCAGGCGCCAGACCGGGTCGATGCCCGGTGCGTTTTGGAACAGCGCCACCAGCAGGCCAATGGCGTAGCCGCCCCCCAGGTTGGCCGCCAAGGTGCCCCAGGGCAGCAAGGCATGGGGCTGGTTGAGCCAGCGGCCCAGTTGCCAGCGTGCCAGCGCGCCCAGGCAGGCGCCAATCGATATGCCAAGAACATTCCACATGGCAGGCAGCTTAGCAGGGCGCAGCTGCACTGCGTGAAAAATCGGTGCCACGCCAGTGATGCTTCCCAGCTCAGCGCGTTTGCACAATGTCCTGCCAGGCGGCATAGGCGGCCAGCACCGCAGCGCGTTGCACAGTATGCGCAAAGACCAGCGCATCGCCCACCACCGTCTGGTCCGGGAACTCGGTGATCAGGCTCACGGGGGTCAGGCTGTTGTTGTCGACCTGCATCGTGCAGGGTGTGCCATGCCGCAGCTCAAACGGCTGGCGGCCGGAATGGCTTTGGTACAGCGCCAATTGGCGGCGGTTGTACTCCGGCAAGCCCGCCACCTGCAGCAGGGCCTGCGCCACCCGCTCGGCCAGCGCTTCGGCCTGCGGCTGCCACTCTTCCTGGTAGCGCAGAATCAGGAAAAAGCCCTTCGGAATGGTCCAGAGGTCAAAGCCCTGGGGCACATAGCCGGACAAGGGGCGCGTCCATTCATGGGCGGGATAGCCATGCAGGCTCAGGTGCAGCTGCGCGCCGCTGGCGGCAATCGCATCACGGCGCAGTGCGCCTTCGTACCAGGGGGCATGGTCGCGGTAGGCCAGGTCATCGCCCAGCGCGGTATAGCGTGCTGCATGGTGCATCTGCTCGGGGGCGTAACGGCAGTACCACTGGTGCAGGTCATAGCCGTCGGGGTTCTCGACGGGGATGTAGGCAAAGTGGCTGTCCGCCTGCTGCGCCAGTGCCAGCGCGCCGCGCAAGGCGCCTGTCACACCTGATATCTCATTGGCATGCTGGCCGCCACTCAGCACCACCGGATGCTCGCTGCCCTTTTTGTAGGTGGCGGCTATGCGGCGGCCCTGCACGCTCTGGCCCTGGCAGGCGCTGCCATAGGCATCAAACAGCGGCTGGACCAGCGCATCCATCTGGGTGAGGCTCGGCGCGCGCTGCAGCTGCGCTGCGGCCGCATCGGCCTGGGCAAAGCTGTGGGGGCTATAGGTAGCGGTTGGCAGGCCTTCTTCCACCTCGGGCAGGGGCTCGCTCAGCGCGAGTGCGCGGATCTGCAAGCCGACCGTTGTCAGCTCCAGCGGATGGGACTGTGCGGCGATCTGGATGTCCGGCACGATCTGGCCCGGTTGCAGGCGGCGGTCACCGGCTGCGCGCCCGGACAGCTTTTGAAAATGTTCCAGCAGCGAGAAATACAGGTCCTCGTGCATGGCTTCGGGCGTGCTCATGGTCTCGCCGGTGCCGGCAATCGCTTGTTCAAATCCGGGCAGTTGCATGGCGATATGCAGACGGCCAAAGAAGGGCTCGGTCTTGGGCCAGGCATGGTGCTCAATGGCCTGCATGGCCTGGCTATAGGCTGCCTCGTAGTCCGTGAGCAGGGCGGCATCGTGCACGGTGCGGCCTTGGGCGTCATGCGCCTGCTGCCAGCCGCAGGGGGTGATGCCGCTGCTGCCGTGCGCTGATTGGAAAGCCCGGTTGGGCGCGAACACCTGCAGGCTTTGTGTGCGCCCATCCTGGTAGCGCAGCGCCAGGGTGTAGTTGCTGTTGTGCTGGCCGGCGGCCATCTGCAGATCGACACCGTGTGGCAGCATGGCGGCCAGCGGGTAGGCCTCCAGCATAAAACGGTTGGGCGCCGCATCCGCATGCAGCGGATAGTGCAGCTGCAGGCTTTGCAGCCCGGTGGTGTCTAGGTCTTCCAGCACCGCATGTACCATCGGCTTGTAGGCACTGCGAATGCGGGCGCGGATGCCGTGCTTGGCCAGTTGCTGCTCAGCCGCCCGGCGTGCATCAACGCCTTCAAAACACCAGAGCTGCCATGCCAGCTCGGGCTGCGGATGGGCCAAGCGCTCAGCCATCCATTGGCTGAGCGTGCGGTTGAGGGTGTGGGAGAGCAGAAGCGTCATGGCAGGGCCTGGGGTGTGGATGCTGGTGATCCACCAGCATAGAACAAGCGCGCTGTTCCTGCTGTCCCCGGGCGCTTATTCCCGCCTGAACCTCGTCCCTGGCGGTGCCTTAGCCGCCTACCGCCATCACGGTTTCAGGCGTCGTTGCCTTCCGGGTTGGCCGACACGATGCGGCTCAGGCTAGGCGGCACATCCTTGCCCATGCGCCGGTCGCGGAACAGCGCCGCACGCATCAAAAAGATATTGGTGATGGGTACGGCCACGGACAGCAGCACAGCGATCAGCAAGGTGTGAAAGCTGGGTTTGTGCGACTGCAGGCTGAAGAAGAGGACCGAGCTCCAGACAATCAGCCAGCAGCCGGCGCAGGCGATGATGGACGGCGTGTGGACGCGTTCGTAGTAGCTGGGCAGGCGAAACAGGCTGAGCGCGCCGATCAAGGTGATCAAGCAGCCCGCGAGCACCAGCACCGACACCACAATCTGCACCCAGATGGGCAGGTCGATTTCCGTCATTCGATCACCTCCCCGCGCAGGAGGAACTTGGCCATGGCCGTCGAGCTGACAAAGCCAAACAGCGCGATGAGCAGGGCGGCCTCAAAGTAATTGACCGACGCATAGTGGATGCCCAGCACCAGCATCGCGAGCATGCCGATCAGGTACATGCAGTCCAGGGCCAGCACACGGTCCTGGGCCTGCGGGCCCTTGAGCAGCCGGATCATCGCAAACAGCATGGCCAGCAGCAGGATGAACAGGGCCGCCGGCATCGTCCAGGCAAGAATGTTGTTCATTCGAAAATCTCCATGAGGGGCCGTTCATAGAAGGCCTTGATGTGGTCGATAACGCCCTGTGGGTCATCCGCCTCCAGCACGTGCAACAGCAGGATGGAACGGTCACGCGATATCTCGGCCCAGGCGGTGCCCGGCGTGATGCAGACGATCATTGCCAGCACCGCCAGACCGTTGGGATCGCGCAGTTGCAGGGGCACGTGCACAAAGCCAGCCGGCTTTTTGCGGGTGCCGGGCATCAGCAGCAGGCGCAGCACGGCGCGATTGGATTGCAGCGAATCGGCGGCGACACGAAAGCCCAGGCGGATGATGGTCCAGGGCTTTTTGATGCTGACCGAGCGGGGACGCAGGCCTTGGGTCAGCACAGGAATCAGCAAGCCGAACAGCACGCCCAGGATGATCTGGCCCGGGCTGATGCTGCGGTTGAGCAGCAGCCACACCAGGCACAGCAGCACGGACAGCAGGGGCGCAGGGAAAAGGCGCTTCATGGCTCGGTACCTCCGGCGATGGCTGCATCGGGCGCAGCGGTAAAGCCAGTTTCAGGCAGCACGGTCGGGATCTCGGGCGTGACCACGGGCTTGGCCGTGGGGGAGGGCTTGGGGTTGGTCTCCAGCACAGCGCGGATGTAGTTGCCAGGCGAATGGAGGTTGTCGGCCGCGCGCTGGGTAAAGCGCATCACACTGGCGCCATGGGTAACCATCAGAATGCAGCAGCCCAGCAAGATGGCGAGCGGCAGGCCTTCAATCACCTTGAGCTCGGGCGTGCTGCGGCTGATGCTGGACCAGAACTCGCGAATGCCGATGCGCACCAGGGCCGTCAAGGCCATCAGGCCCGTGGCGATCAAAATGGCCATGAACAGCCAGCCCAGCCAGCCGATCTGCGTGCCCGCCGACGAGCCCAGGCCCAGCGGATTGAGCAGCGCCGAGAGCATCGCGAATTTGCCGATAAAGCCCGACAGCGGGGGAAGGCCGGAAATCACCAGGGTGCAGACCATGAACGACAGGCCCAGGAAGGCCATCGCCGCCGGAATGGCCCGGCCAATCAGCACTTCCTCGTCCTCGTCGAGGTTGAGGCCCTCGCGTGGCAGCAGCTCTGCGGTCAAAAACGGCGCCTCCTCATCCTCAAAGCGCACACTGGCGCCATCGGTGGTGCGCCATCGCTCGATCAGGTCAGTGACCAGGAACAGGGCCGCTACGGCCAAGGTGGAGCTGGGCATGTAGTAGAGCAAGGCGCTGGTCATCAGGTTCTGGCCAAAGCCAGCAGCGGCGAGCAAGGTGCCTGCCGATAATATGGCCGCATAGCCCGCCACATAGCCCAGGCGCTGCGTACCCAGGATCGAGATCGCCGCGTACAGCATCGTGGCCAGCCCGCCCAGGATCAGCCAAGCGCTGCCAAAATGGGCCGAAGGCCCGGCCTCGCTGCTGAACATCAAGGTCCACAGCCGCACAATCGTATAGATGCCCACCTTGGTCATCAGCGCAAAAATGGCGCCCACCGGCGCGGTGGCCGAGCCATAGGCGGGCACCAGCCAGAAGTTCAGCGGCCAGACTGCCGCCTTGATCAAAAAGGCCGTGGCCAAGATACCGGCTGCGGTGTGCAGCAAGCCCCGGTCAGCGCTGCTGACGCTGGGGATGATGCGCGCCAGATCGGCCATGTTCAAGGTGCCGGTGATGCCGTAGAGCATCGACACGCCGATCAAAAAGAGCGAGGATGCTGCCAGGTTGATGGCGATGTAGTGCAGGCCATGCTGCACCCGGGATTTGCCCGAGCCGTGCAGCAGCAAACCGTAGGAGGCGGCCAGCATGATCTCGAAGAACACGAAGAGGTTGAACAGATCACCGGTCAGGAAGGCACCGGCCAGGCCCATCATCTGGAACTGGAACAGCGGGTGAAAATGCACACCCACCCGGTGCCAGCGCGCGCCGGAATACACCACGGCACACAGCGCGACCACGCTGGTGGTCAGCAGCATCAGGGCCGAGAGCCGGTCGAGCACCAGCACAATGCCAAATGGCGCGGCCCAGTTGCCCGACAGGTAAACGCTCATCGAGGTGGCCATGCCATCCTGGTTGCTCCACTTGACCAGGGCCATGGCGATGACCAGGCCGATCAGGCAGGAGCTGATGTTCATCAGCAGTTTGGTGCGTTGGTACTTCTCGCCCAGCGTCAGCATCAGCGCTGCCGTCAGCATGGGCAGCAAAATCGGTGCCAGCAGCAGGTGCGGCATCAGGCGCTCAGTCAGCGTCATCAGCGACATCAAGGCGCCTCCTGCACATCGTTGGAAAGGGATCCGTCCACGTGGTCAGTGCCCGTCATGCCGCGCGAGGCGAGCAGCACCACCAAAAAGAGGGCGGTCATCGCAAAACCGATAACGATGGCCGTCAGCACCAGGGCCTGCGGCATGGGGTCGGCGTAATGCATCAGGTCGGTGGGCACACCGGGCTGCAGTATCGGCTCGCGGTCGATCGCCAGGCCCACGCGGCCCATGCTGAAGATAAACAAATTGACCGCATACGACAGCAAGAGCAGACCCATGATGATCTGAAACGTCCGTGGGCGCAGCAACAGCCAGACGCCGGAGCCGGTCAATACGCCAATGGCAATGGCCAGTACGATTTCCATTCGGTATTGTCCTTAGGGTTGAGAAGCAGAGTCGCTGCGCTCGCCTTGCTGGCGCTCGTGGAAGCGGAATCCCCGGACGGATTGGTGGGCAATGCTGGTGAGCATCAGCATGGTCGAGCCCACGACCAGCGAGAACACCCCAATATCGAAGAACAGCGCGCTGGCGATATGGATCTCGCCCACCACGGGCAAGGTCAGATGCGCAGTGTGGCTGGTCAGGAACGGGTAGCCAAAGTACCAGCTGCCCACACCGGTGCCCAGCGCAAACAGCAGGCCGGCGGCAATCCAGCGGCGCGGGTAGATCGGCAGATGCGACTCCACCCAGTGCGTGCCGGAGATGATGTACTGCAGCAGCAGGCCGATGGCCAGGGTCAGGCCGGCCACAAAGCCGCCACCGGGCTCGTTGTGACCACGCATGAACAGGTACATCGCCACAATCGCGGCAAACGGCAGCAAGAGGCGCACCAGCACGGCGGGCACCATCAGGTAGCCCACGGCGGTATCGGTGGCACTGCGCGGGTTGAGCAGGTCGGTCTGCAAGTCAGCCGGCAAGAAGCGCTGCTGCTCGGGCACATCCATGGCCTCTGGTGCGGGGCGGAAGCGCCGCAGCAGGGCATAGACGGTGAGCGCCACAATGCCCAGCACGACGATCTCGCCAAAGGTATCAAAGCCACGGAAGTCGACCAGCATGACGTTGACCACGTTGGTGCCGCCGCCCTCGGGCAGGGCGCGCTCCAGGAAGAAGGTAGAAGTGCTCTCCGGGAAAGGCCGGCTCATCATCGCAAACGACAGCCAGGCCATGCCTCCGCCGGCGAGCAGCGCAATGGCCAGGTCACGCCAGCGGCGCAACGTGACCAGTGCACCATGCTGGGAGACTTTCTTGAGCTTCTTGTCGCGCTTGGGGAGCCAGCGCAGGCCCAGCAGCAGCAGCACCGTGGTGACCACTTCGACGACCAGCTGGGTCAAGGCCAGATCGGGTGCGGAGAACCACAGGAAGGTAATGCAGGTGGCCAGGCCCGCGCCGCCCAAGGTGACCAGGGCCGCCAGGCGGTGGTACTTGACCAGGAAGGCCGCTGCCAGCGAGCAGCTGATACCGATGAGCCAGAGAATGCCAAAGGCGGGCGACAGCGGCTGCAGGCCCCGGTTGCCCAGCTGCAGGCCGTGGATCAGCAGCGGCAAGGTGGCGGTCAACAAGGCCGCCAGCACCAGCCACAGTGCCTGCCACTGCCAGCGGCGCGTGCCCAGCCAGCGGCGCATATGACGCGCGCCATTGGTGATGATCGCCATCACCGCCTGGAACACCCATTGGCCATTGACGCGGCCAACCAGCGGCGCATCATCGAGGTATTGCTTGGCACGCAAGAGGCGCAGCAGCAAATACAGCAAGATGCCCGCCAGCATCGCGATGATGCTCATCACCAGCGGTGCATTGATGCCGTGCCACAGCGCCAGACTGAACTCTGGCAAGTTGCCGCCCACCACGGGCGAGGCGGCAGCATCCAGGTAGCTGCCCACCGCCCAGGCCGGGAAGATCCCCACCAGCAGGCAGATCAGTACCAGCAGCTCGACCGGCACGCGCATCCAGTGCGGTGGCTCATGGGGCTCGTGCGGCAGGTCGGTGGCCGGTGGGCCAAAAAACACATCGACCGTGAAGCGCAGCGAATAGGCGACGCTGAAAATGCCCGCCAAGGTAGCGGCCACCGGCAAGGCGGTGGTCAGAAACGGTGTGGTGTTGATGTACACCGTCTCGGCAAAAAACATTTCCTTGGACAAAAAGCCGTTGAGCAGCGGCACGCCGGCCATCGCTGCACTGGCCACCATCGCCAAGGTGCCGGTGATCGGCATCATCTTTTGCAGGCCGGAGAGGCGGCGGATATCGCGTGTGCCTGACTCGTGGTCGACAATGCCGGCGGCCATGAACAGCGAGGCCTTGAAGGTCGCGTGGTTCATGATGTGGAAGACGGCAGCAACGGCGGCCAGCGGGCTGTTGAGGCCCAGCAGCAAGGTGATCAAGCCCAGGTGCGACAGGGTGGAATACGCCAGCAGCGCCTTCATGTCATGCTGGAACATGGCGATATAGCCGCCCAGCAGCAAGGTGATGGCGCCGGCGCCACCAA encodes the following:
- a CDS encoding high-affinity branched-chain amino acid ABC transporter permease LivM — translated: MMVKANIKNAIISAVLAALVVVPIFGLHLERKGGQNYIEPHWNLVIWGFVIVLVLQLVKPMLGKHMARVQAPRLPEVSARMRMTLMWLVIVAAIAWPFFSGRNAVDIATLALIYVMLGLGLNIVVGFAGLLDLGFVGFYAVGAYTYALLFHWAGWSFWEALPLSGAAAALFGFLLGFPVLRLRGDYLAIVTLGFGEIIRLLLVNLVDFTGGPDGISSIPKPTFLGFELTRSASQEGAQTLQQFLGIEFNTMHMVVFLYLLALGLALVTLWISNRLIRMPIGRAWEALREDEVACRSLGMNPTKIKLSAFTLGAMFAGFGGAFFAARQGIVSPESFSFIESALILAIVVLGGMGSQIGVVVAAILITVLPELAREFSEYRMLIFGLVMILMMVWRPQGLFPMKRHHEELKQ
- the livG gene encoding high-affinity branched-chain amino acid ABC transporter ATP-binding protein LivG, with product MSQSILKVDGLCMRFGGLLAVDQVALDVKPQEVFAIIGPNGAGKTTVFNCISGFYKPTAGTVSLGGQSIAGLASHEVANHGVVRTFQNVRLFKGMTVLENLLVAQHQQIKRHLLSGLFKTKAYRAAEEHAKEQAAHWLDVMGLRAFTNREAGNLAYGHQRRLEIARCMITKPKLLMLDEPAAGLNPQEKVELQHLIDRLRREYGVTVLLIEHDMSLVMGVSERILVMEYGKPIALGVPEVIRNDERVIKAYLGES
- a CDS encoding ABC transporter ATP-binding protein; amino-acid sequence: MLEIKNISTHYGAICAVNDVSLHVNEGEIVSLIGSNGAGKTTLLMSVCGNPCATTGSIKFEGEELVGQSSHLIMRKGIAISPEGRRVFKDLTVMENLQMGAFFLNKQEIAHGIDYVYGLFPRLKERAEQRAGTMSGGEQQMLAIGRALMSKPRLLLLDEPTLGLAPLIIAQIFEIIKAVREQGVTVFLVEQNANQALQIADRGYVLETGKVTLEDSGVNLLRNQDIRKAYLGG
- a CDS encoding TIGR00730 family Rossman fold protein → MDANTQLDEQVMAHDWNLFGADIPAEQAAKRDSYRLAFADPEFLSRRETRSIRFQLEMLKPDLELTAQGINNTVVVFGSARFVAPEEAELLLAAAQAQGDAQAIAVAQRAMATSRYYDAARRFARLVAKFSETQKLEDRLYICTGGGPGIMEAANRGASEEHAPNVGMNITLPHEQSGNRYITPALCFKFHYFALRKMHLMMRARALVVFPGGFGTMDELFEVLTLVQTHKAKGVPIVLFGVDYWSRMLNFDVMIEYGTISPENVKLFHITDDVHEACRIIQAYYQR
- the crcB gene encoding fluoride efflux transporter CrcB, producing the protein MWNVLGISIGACLGALARWQLGRWLNQPHALLPWGTLAANLGGGYAIGLLVALFQNAPGIDPVWRLVLITGFLGALTTFSSFSAETVSMLQAQRYGLALLQCSLHLLGSLALTALGLATGQALWGGR
- a CDS encoding peptidase M14; amino-acid sequence: MTLLLSHTLNRTLSQWMAERLAHPQPELAWQLWCFEGVDARRAAEQQLAKHGIRARIRSAYKPMVHAVLEDLDTTGLQSLQLHYPLHADAAPNRFMLEAYPLAAMLPHGVDLQMAAGQHNSNYTLALRYQDGRTQSLQVFAPNRAFQSAHGSSGITPCGWQQAHDAQGRTVHDAALLTDYEAAYSQAMQAIEHHAWPKTEPFFGRLHIAMQLPGFEQAIAGTGETMSTPEAMHEDLYFSLLEHFQKLSGRAAGDRRLQPGQIVPDIQIAAQSHPLELTTVGLQIRALALSEPLPEVEEGLPTATYSPHSFAQADAAAAQLQRAPSLTQMDALVQPLFDAYGSACQGQSVQGRRIAATYKKGSEHPVVLSGGQHANEISGVTGALRGALALAQQADSHFAYIPVENPDGYDLHQWYCRYAPEQMHHAARYTALGDDLAYRDHAPWYEGALRRDAIAASGAQLHLSLHGYPAHEWTRPLSGYVPQGFDLWTIPKGFFLILRYQEEWQPQAEALAERVAQALLQVAGLPEYNRRQLALYQSHSGRQPFELRHGTPCTMQVDNNSLTPVSLITEFPDQTVVGDALVFAHTVQRAAVLAAYAAWQDIVQTR
- the mnhG gene encoding monovalent cation/H(+) antiporter subunit G translates to MTEIDLPIWVQIVVSVLVLAGCLITLIGALSLFRLPSYYERVHTPSIIACAGCWLIVWSSVLFFSLQSHKPSFHTLLIAVLLSVAVPITNIFLMRAALFRDRRMGKDVPPSLSRIVSANPEGNDA
- a CDS encoding K+/H+ antiporter subunit F, with protein sequence MNNILAWTMPAALFILLLAMLFAMIRLLKGPQAQDRVLALDCMYLIGMLAMLVLGIHYASVNYFEAALLIALFGFVSSTAMAKFLLRGEVIE
- a CDS encoding Na+/H+ antiporter subunit E, coding for MKRLFPAPLLSVLLCLVWLLLNRSISPGQIILGVLFGLLIPVLTQGLRPRSVSIKKPWTIIRLGFRVAADSLQSNRAVLRLLLMPGTRKKPAGFVHVPLQLRDPNGLAVLAMIVCITPGTAWAEISRDRSILLLHVLEADDPQGVIDHIKAFYERPLMEIFE
- a CDS encoding monovalent cation/H+ antiporter subunit D: MSLMTLTERLMPHLLLAPILLPMLTAALMLTLGEKYQRTKLLMNISSCLIGLVIAMALVKWSNQDGMATSMSVYLSGNWAAPFGIVLVLDRLSALMLLTTSVVALCAVVYSGARWHRVGVHFHPLFQFQMMGLAGAFLTGDLFNLFVFFEIMLAASYGLLLHGSGKSRVQHGLHYIAINLAASSLFLIGVSMLYGITGTLNMADLARIIPSVSSADRGLLHTAAGILATAFLIKAAVWPLNFWLVPAYGSATAPVGAIFALMTKVGIYTIVRLWTLMFSSEAGPSAHFGSAWLILGGLATMLYAAISILGTQRLGYVAGYAAILSAGTLLAAAGFGQNLMTSALLYYMPSSTLAVAALFLVTDLIERWRTTDGASVRFEDEEAPFLTAELLPREGLNLDEDEEVLIGRAIPAAMAFLGLSFMVCTLVISGLPPLSGFIGKFAMLSALLNPLGLGSSAGTQIGWLGWLFMAILIATGLMALTALVRIGIREFWSSISRSTPELKVIEGLPLAILLGCCILMVTHGASVMRFTQRAADNLHSPGNYIRAVLETNPKPSPTAKPVVTPEIPTVLPETGFTAAPDAAIAGGTEP
- a CDS encoding Na+/H+ antiporter subunit C, giving the protein MEIVLAIAIGVLTGSGVWLLLRPRTFQIIMGLLLLSYAVNLFIFSMGRVGLAIDREPILQPGVPTDLMHYADPMPQALVLTAIVIGFAMTALFLVVLLASRGMTGTDHVDGSLSNDVQEAP